A region from the Rhodamnia argentea isolate NSW1041297 chromosome 7, ASM2092103v1, whole genome shotgun sequence genome encodes:
- the LOC115731742 gene encoding ervatamin-B-like produces MASLRNRCCVLVTLIFLLGVWACQAAGRTLQGDDPMYKMHEQWMARYGRVYKDVDERQSRFEIFKANVRGIESFNRANNRPYKLGVNQFADLTNEEFGARNRFKSHMRSTKAASFKYANVSAAPSNVDWRKKGAVTPIKSQGHCGCCWAFSAVAAVEGINEITTGKLVSLSEQELVDCDVGSDARGCEGGWMGSAFEFVEKHGLTTETSYPYVATEGECNVKSESSRTVTIKGHEAVPVNSEGALLKAVANQPVSVAIDARGLQLYSGGMFTGPCGTNLNHGVAVVGYGATNDGTKYWLVKNSWGEEWGEEGYIRMQRDVGAEEGLCGIAMEASYPTA; encoded by the exons ATGGCGTCGTTGAGAAACCGATGTTGCGTCCTAGTGACTTTGATCTTCCTTTTGGGCGTTTGGGCTTGCCAAGCCGCGGGTCGGACCCTCCAGGGAGACGATCCCATGTACAAGATGCACGAGCAGTGGATGGCCCGTTACGGGCGTGTGTACAAGGACGTGGACGAGAGGCAAAGCCGTTTCGAGATATTCAAGGCGAACGTACGAGGCATCGAGTCGTTCAATCGGGCAAACAACAGGCCTTACAAGCTCGGCGTCAATCAGTTCGCCGACCTCACGAACGAAGAGTTCGGGGCGAGGAACCGATTCAAGTCGCACATGCGCTCCACCAAGGCCGCGTCTTTCAAGTACGCAAACGTCTCCGCGGCGCCTTCTAACGTGGATTGGAGAAAGAAAGGAGCCGTGACGCCGATCAAGAGCCAGGGCCATTGTG GATGCTGCTGGGCCTTTTCAGCGGTGGCAGCTGTGGAAGGAATCAATGAAATAACCACAGGTAAGTTGGTTTCTCTCTCCGAGCAAGAGCTGGTCGACTGCGACGTCGGCAGCGACGCCCGAGGATGCGAAGGCGGCTGGATGGGCAGTGCGTTCGAGTTTGTCGAGAAGCACGGCCTCACAACCGAGACGAGCTATCCCTACGTGGCCACGGAAGGCGAATGCAATGTCAAATCGGAATCGAGCCGCACCGTGACCATAAAGGGCCATGAAGCCGTTCCCGTGAACAGCGAGGGGGCATTGCTGAAGGCAGTTGCCAACCAGCCAGTTTCCGTCGCCATCGACGCCAGAGGATTACAGCTCTACTCTGGCGGCATGTTCACCGGACCCTGCGGGACCAATTTGAACCACGGTGTTGCCGTGGTCGGATACGGGGCCACCAACGATGGCACCAAATATTGGCTGGTGAAGAACTCGTGGGGAGAGGAATGGGGAGAGGAAGGATACATAAGGATGCAGAGAGATGTCGGTGCCGAAGAAGGCCTCTGCGGCATCGCCATGGAGGCCTCCTATCCCACTGCATGA